The Styela clava chromosome 13, kaStyClav1.hap1.2, whole genome shotgun sequence genome has a window encoding:
- the LOC120332527 gene encoding kynurenine/alpha-aminoadipate aminotransferase, mitochondrial-like — translation MKFERFLSAVSKARKPSPIRMATALMLRSPPSTISLGGGSPNPCTFPFRKLYVEISNGTNIRIEGKEMDRALQYSQSDGIPELKDWLKRIQKHFHQPPLMNDSNENELDLCVTVGSQDGLTKVFEMLLSPGDNMLLDDPNYPGSLAFLQPLPINLLPVDTDEFGMKSSSLREALSAWKPSDVLNPNSDIPKVLYTIPNCGNPTGASASTGRKLEIYKIAREYDLIIVEDDPYYFLQFNETVAPSYQQLDTDGRVIRSDSMSKVLSSGMRLGWISGAKPFIDRLVLHQQATLLHNSTLIQMLVWKLLEKWKLEGFQKHLKETKTFYESQKNVMIESANKWLTGLAEWNVPQGGMFLWIKLLGIDDTTELIQKRAMEKEIILIPGSAFSVKENVKSSYCRASFSLSSPENIDEGIRRLAELVREELDRKHK, via the coding sequence ATGAAGTTTGAAAGATTTTTGTCTGCAGTTAGTAAAGCCAGGAAACCAAGCCCCATTAGAATGGCAACTGCTTTGATGCTGCGTAGTCCACCGTCGACTATATCATTGGGTGGAGGATCTCCCAATCCTTGCACATTTCCTTTCCGAAAACTGTATGTGGAGATAAGTAATGGAACTAATATAAGGATAGAAGGAAAAGAAATGGATAGAGCTCTTCAGTATTCACAATCTGACGGAATTCCCGAATTAAAAGATTGGTTGAAAcgaattcaaaaacattttcatcaacCTCCATTAATGAATGACTCAAATGAAAACGAACTAGACCTGTGTGTAACAGTCGGAAGTCAAGATGGCCTTACAAAAGTTTTTGAAATGCTTCTTTCTCCTGGTGATAACATGCTATTAGATGATCCTAATTATCCTGGTTCGCTTGCATTTTTGCAACCATTACCAATTAATTTATTGCCTGTTGACACAGATGAATTTGGAATGAAGTCTAGTAGCTTACGCGAAGCTCTTAGTGCCTGGAAACCATCCGATGTTTTAAATCCAAATTCTGATATTCCCAAAGTTTTATACACTATCCCAAATTGCGGAAATCCGACAGGTGCTTCTGCTTCTACTGgaagaaaattggaaatatataaaatcgcCCGAGAATATGATCTTATCATCGTTGAAGATGATCCTTATTACTTTTTACAATTCAATGAAACCGTTGCACCGAGTTATCAGCAATTGGATACTGATGGTAGAGTTATTAGAAGCGATTCAATGTCCAAAGTTTTATCATCTGGTATGAGATTGGGCTGGATTTCTGGAGCAAAACCATTTATTGATAGACTTGTTTTGCATCAACAGGCGACTCTTTTACACAATAGTACGTTAATTCAAATGTTGGTTTGGAAACTTTTAGAAAAATGGAAGTTAGAAGgatttcaaaaacatttaaaGGAAACCAAAACGTTTTATGAATCGCAGAAAAATGTAATGATTGAAAGTGCTAATAAATGGCTAACAGGTCTCGCTGAATGGAATGTTCCCCAAGGTGGAATGTTCCTTTGGATCAAATTATTAGGAATCGATGACACAACAGAGTTGATTCAAAAGCGTGCAATGGAAAAAGAAATTATATTAATTCCAGGATCAGCTTTTAGTGTAAAAGAAAATGTGAAATCGTCATACTGCAGAGCGTCGTTTTCATTATCATCCCCTGAAAATATTGACGAAGGGATACGAAGACTAGCTGAACTGGTTCGCGAAGAGTTGGatagaaaacacaaataa
- the LOC120332539 gene encoding uncharacterized protein LOC120332539: MDLTSQDENCDGYESPSSGSGKDLKNVEEIPSSHELLSDGFMNQILPKIRNIKNKIEEVTKNQNVMIESLQKENEKVEEWNAHNEVSTYMTEVKHYHSKLLKIRKEMVKLSEKSAKLKQRSLKLDQIKQKEDLKQKEIKEKQKQEELSLTAKPATLPPEQS, translated from the coding sequence ATGGATTTAACTTCACAAGATGAAAATTGTGATGGCTATGAGTCGCCATCTAGTGGAAGTgggaaagatttgaaaaatgttgaagaaatcCCATCTTCACACGAACTGCTTTCTGATGGATTTATGAATCAAATTTTGCCAAAAATCAGGAATATAAAGAACAAGATTGAAGAAGTTACTAAAAACCAAAATGTGATGATCGAAAGTTtgcaaaaagaaaatgaaaaagttgaAGAGTGGAACGCGCATAATGAGGTTTCAACATACATGACTGAGGTAAAGCATTACCATTCCAAATTGCTAAAGATTCGGAAAGAAATGGTAAAACTTTCAGAAAAAAGTGcaaaattaaaacaaagatCCCTCAAACTTGATCAAATAAAACAGAAAGAAGATTTgaaacaaaaagaaataaaagaaaaacagaAACAAGAAGAATTAAGCTTGACAGCTAAGCCAGCTACTTTGCCACCCGAGCAGAGTTGA